One segment of Rubripirellula amarantea DNA contains the following:
- a CDS encoding nucleoside deaminase, whose amino-acid sequence MTDPFLQAAIDEAIKGRDEGGIPIGSVLVIDDQIVGRGHNRRIQSGSPVLHAEMDALENAGRLTAADYAKSTLYSTLSPCDMCSGAALLYRIPKIVVGENVTFQGPESYVLGRGIDLQILADQTCIELMRAFIAEHPELWNEDIGV is encoded by the coding sequence ATGACCGACCCGTTTCTTCAAGCCGCCATCGACGAAGCCATCAAGGGTCGTGACGAAGGTGGTATTCCGATTGGTAGCGTGCTGGTGATTGACGATCAAATCGTTGGCCGCGGACACAATCGGCGAATCCAAAGCGGTAGTCCAGTGCTGCATGCCGAGATGGACGCTCTTGAAAACGCAGGACGACTGACCGCCGCTGACTACGCCAAGTCAACGCTCTATTCGACTCTATCACCTTGTGACATGTGTAGCGGTGCGGCGTTGTTGTACCGAATTCCGAAAATCGTTGTTGGCGAAAACGTCACCTTTCAAGGCCCCGAATCCTATGTGCTGGGCCGGGGAATTGACCTGCAAATCTTAGCTGACCAAACGTGCATCGAACTGATGCGAGCGTTCATAGCTGAACATCCCGAATTGTGGAACGAGGACATCGGAGTTTGA
- a CDS encoding DNA repair ATPase: MPESKLAAGTYEVLRNRLREAASDLHDRIGKLNEARAEVFGNIETTLVATERVTTDHNCTPRDLVAIGDQFLLGYNVQFGLKTDIGLADVFSAYELRDHQFHEQPLDLIQQDRFVNDFHELYRFYKDTRFVRFFRDGPMLHMVFQVGKTARDIKSFKWRVTPNAIEYLDNRSEHEVRDPPQHEFRWTRTTRDQHHYGAHPHISIEDLVFVETVGGDLTIKVENNTGSGEGIYAEPVDNPDQTLDDAEVHYAVLGNLVLLKMRPYQEQKTRYLIFNSKLSKVMRLDEIEHSCVMLPGDHGVIFPGGYYLQTGEFKRFDHGLSDMRYQRTIAAPNGEDYLYLFYNPASGTYVQLRYNLIRQTVDTPLVCHGQTFFDRGEMVVFKAQEDPAKHHAIQIWQTPFTSENFVPENQTDSLLFKIGNKEIVRGMAECSELLQLIDKDDSYEGLYVDLAKKSADILDAYFWIDKPETESLAKPIRAIRQAAEAAVEEFEKVVRVRRDTDAKTKEVQKSIGELIKSIERGRFETIDDFVNVLSSLRQQRGHALGLKELRYVDEALVESLERETAERAERVSRRCVDFLLTPGALNPYTVRVQDAGNKVETVKTVAEAKTLEKEIDEGASQLELLTETVSNLRIDDATKRTEIIDSISEVFGSLNRVRSSLRARVSELVSVEGKAEFASQLKLIEQTVAGYLDVSDSPTKCDEYLTKVMVQLEELEGRFAEFDDFVVQLAERRDDVYAAFESRKVSLVEKRNRRAESLDAAAKRILKGIESRVGKMESTDDIAAYFAGDLMVEKVRDIIENLKSLDDAVRVEDLQSRLKTIREDSTRQLKDRQDLYEDGGDIIRLGNQRFAVNNQPLDLTTVLRGGELCLHLTGTQFFEPLRDEALASAKDLWGQELISENSDVYRSEYLAVEAFEQGVTPSIDGKFDEGYAKGVHDRDATLIFQTLTHIHNSIGLLRHSPSVRAASLIIFFEVVASDTRAALLHWISGFANLASAFPMARPAVEFRQRLQSVVSTGTDDVFASFAPEVTPERVANYLFDQLTTDPDTWALSNRASKLYQHFCESIPEIDRSKLLDAVITKESDPLRRFVLSRNWADAYLNSRADEMPTDPAVAYRDEVAWVIANGGPKHARVVSANLATEITGLAGSHSRIQKGSMTVHYHEMLARVRNYQTDVVPRFRRMNQTKSRLVESARDDMRLEEFKPRVLTSFVRNRLLDEVYLPLIGDNLAKQMGAAGEDKRTDRMGLLLLISPPGYGKTTLMEYVANRLGIVFMKINGPAIGHGVTSLDPDEAPNAAAREEIQRLNLALEMGDNVMLYLDDIQHTHPELLQKFISLCDATRKIEGVRNGKTRTYDLRGRRVAVVMAGNPYTESGERFQVPDMLSNRADVYNLGEIIGDAADAFEMSYLENCLTSNPTLAPLSTASPDDARAIIQAAGRDSLEGMELLGNFSSDQVRDMFSVMRKLLKVRDVVLKVNRAYIRSAAQADAYRTEPPFKLQGSYRNMNRMAEKVASVMNDRELQSLIVSSYEQDAQTLTTDNEANVLKFKELMDILTPDEKERWDAIKYAYVESTRMAGMDSEDQAGQLMRQLASMRDGLESIRQVILRALAVDDNASEERMDARMESIRTAIQSTSERLELIAKQQAASPPDQKFLVQHKVPRVLADLVKGQFHLMQEWMRPIMNESIENGRDLTKLQQQIDAVLANYRAVQQSFEDDPEP; the protein is encoded by the coding sequence ATGCCTGAATCCAAGCTAGCCGCTGGAACTTACGAGGTGCTTCGCAATCGCTTGCGTGAAGCAGCCAGCGATCTGCATGACCGCATAGGTAAACTAAACGAAGCTCGCGCGGAAGTCTTCGGAAACATCGAAACCACGCTCGTAGCGACTGAGCGGGTGACGACGGACCACAACTGTACGCCGCGTGATCTAGTCGCCATCGGAGATCAGTTCCTGCTCGGGTACAACGTTCAGTTTGGGCTCAAAACGGATATTGGTCTCGCTGACGTTTTTTCCGCTTACGAACTTCGCGACCACCAATTTCACGAGCAACCACTCGACCTGATTCAACAAGATCGATTCGTCAACGACTTCCACGAATTGTATCGGTTCTACAAAGACACTCGGTTTGTTCGCTTTTTTCGCGATGGACCGATGCTGCACATGGTATTCCAGGTCGGAAAGACCGCGCGAGACATCAAGTCGTTCAAGTGGCGAGTCACACCCAACGCGATTGAGTATCTCGACAATCGAAGCGAACATGAAGTACGAGATCCACCCCAGCATGAATTCCGCTGGACCCGCACCACGCGTGATCAACACCACTACGGCGCACACCCTCACATTTCGATCGAAGATCTAGTTTTTGTGGAAACGGTCGGTGGCGACTTAACTATCAAGGTCGAGAACAATACCGGCAGTGGTGAAGGTATCTATGCCGAACCGGTCGACAATCCTGATCAAACGCTCGACGATGCCGAGGTCCATTACGCGGTTTTAGGCAACTTGGTTCTGCTTAAGATGCGACCCTACCAGGAACAAAAGACTCGGTATCTGATCTTTAATTCTAAGTTGTCCAAGGTCATGCGACTCGACGAAATCGAGCACTCTTGCGTGATGCTACCGGGCGACCACGGAGTGATTTTTCCGGGCGGTTACTACCTGCAAACTGGTGAATTCAAACGCTTCGATCACGGGCTTAGCGACATGCGTTATCAACGCACGATTGCTGCCCCCAATGGCGAAGACTACTTGTACTTGTTCTACAACCCGGCCTCGGGCACCTACGTTCAACTGCGATACAACCTTATTCGCCAAACCGTTGACACGCCGCTGGTTTGCCATGGTCAGACGTTCTTTGACCGCGGCGAAATGGTCGTCTTTAAAGCGCAAGAAGATCCCGCGAAACACCACGCCATTCAAATCTGGCAAACGCCATTCACCAGCGAAAACTTTGTTCCCGAGAACCAAACCGATTCGCTGCTTTTCAAGATTGGCAACAAGGAGATCGTGCGAGGCATGGCCGAGTGCAGCGAACTGCTGCAACTCATCGACAAGGACGACTCCTACGAAGGATTGTATGTCGATCTCGCCAAAAAATCAGCGGATATTCTTGACGCTTACTTCTGGATCGACAAACCGGAAACCGAGTCGCTGGCAAAACCGATTCGAGCGATCCGCCAAGCTGCCGAAGCGGCGGTCGAAGAGTTTGAAAAGGTCGTTCGCGTTCGTCGAGACACCGATGCGAAGACAAAGGAAGTTCAAAAGTCGATTGGCGAATTGATCAAGTCGATCGAGCGGGGGCGTTTTGAAACCATCGACGATTTCGTGAACGTTCTCTCGAGCCTGCGGCAACAACGCGGACACGCACTCGGGTTAAAAGAACTTCGCTATGTCGATGAGGCTTTGGTCGAATCACTCGAGCGGGAAACTGCGGAACGAGCTGAGCGAGTCAGTCGACGATGCGTCGACTTCCTGCTCACACCAGGCGCCTTGAATCCGTACACCGTTCGCGTCCAAGATGCCGGCAACAAAGTCGAAACCGTGAAAACGGTTGCGGAGGCGAAGACGCTTGAGAAAGAAATCGACGAAGGGGCTTCTCAACTGGAATTGCTGACTGAAACGGTCAGCAATTTAAGGATCGATGACGCTACTAAACGAACGGAAATCATTGATTCCATTTCCGAGGTGTTCGGTTCGCTCAATCGAGTTCGCAGTTCGCTGAGAGCTCGTGTCAGTGAACTGGTCAGCGTCGAAGGCAAAGCCGAATTTGCGTCGCAGTTGAAGTTGATCGAGCAAACCGTTGCGGGATACCTTGATGTTTCAGATTCGCCGACCAAGTGTGATGAATACTTAACCAAGGTGATGGTACAGCTTGAGGAACTCGAAGGCCGTTTCGCAGAATTTGATGATTTCGTGGTCCAGTTAGCCGAACGCCGCGATGACGTTTACGCTGCGTTTGAATCTCGCAAAGTTTCCTTGGTCGAGAAACGCAACCGACGTGCTGAATCGTTAGATGCAGCCGCCAAACGCATCCTCAAAGGCATCGAGTCCCGCGTCGGTAAGATGGAATCGACGGATGATATTGCTGCTTACTTTGCCGGCGACTTGATGGTCGAAAAAGTTCGCGACATCATCGAGAACCTAAAATCCCTCGACGATGCCGTTCGAGTAGAAGACTTGCAAAGTCGGTTGAAAACGATTCGCGAGGATTCAACCCGTCAGCTAAAAGATCGTCAAGACTTGTACGAGGATGGTGGCGACATCATTCGCCTGGGCAACCAGCGATTTGCGGTGAACAATCAACCTCTCGATTTAACAACGGTGCTTCGTGGTGGCGAACTCTGTTTGCACTTAACCGGCACTCAATTCTTTGAACCCCTTAGGGATGAAGCGCTCGCATCGGCGAAAGACTTGTGGGGGCAAGAACTAATCAGTGAAAACTCTGACGTGTACCGATCGGAATACTTGGCGGTCGAAGCGTTCGAACAGGGGGTCACGCCGTCGATCGATGGCAAGTTTGACGAAGGATACGCCAAAGGTGTTCATGATCGGGATGCAACGCTAATCTTCCAAACGCTGACTCACATCCATAATTCAATTGGCTTGCTCCGTCATTCTCCATCCGTTCGTGCAGCATCGTTGATCATCTTCTTCGAGGTCGTTGCCAGCGACACACGAGCAGCGTTGTTGCATTGGATCAGTGGTTTTGCCAACCTGGCATCCGCATTTCCGATGGCTCGTCCAGCCGTCGAGTTTCGCCAGCGTCTTCAGTCGGTTGTTTCCACAGGAACCGATGATGTTTTTGCGTCGTTTGCTCCCGAGGTCACTCCCGAGCGCGTAGCCAACTATCTTTTCGATCAATTGACCACCGACCCCGACACGTGGGCGCTGAGCAACCGAGCGAGCAAGCTGTACCAGCATTTCTGCGAGTCGATTCCCGAGATCGACCGCAGCAAATTGCTTGACGCAGTCATCACGAAAGAATCGGACCCCCTTCGCCGGTTTGTGCTTTCGCGAAATTGGGCGGATGCGTACTTGAACTCGCGTGCGGATGAAATGCCGACCGATCCTGCGGTTGCCTACCGCGACGAAGTGGCGTGGGTGATTGCCAACGGCGGACCGAAACACGCACGAGTTGTCTCGGCGAATTTGGCAACTGAAATCACCGGACTCGCTGGCAGCCATTCACGCATTCAGAAAGGCTCCATGACGGTTCATTATCACGAAATGCTAGCCCGAGTGCGCAACTACCAAACGGACGTTGTCCCCCGATTCCGGCGGATGAATCAGACGAAATCAAGGTTGGTCGAGAGCGCTCGTGATGACATGCGATTGGAGGAATTCAAACCACGCGTCTTGACCAGTTTCGTTCGCAACCGATTGCTCGACGAAGTTTACCTTCCCCTGATCGGCGACAACCTTGCCAAACAAATGGGCGCCGCCGGTGAAGACAAACGTACCGACCGGATGGGATTGTTGTTGCTAATCTCGCCGCCCGGCTACGGCAAAACGACCCTGATGGAATACGTCGCAAATCGCCTCGGCATCGTGTTCATGAAAATCAATGGTCCGGCGATTGGGCACGGAGTGACCTCGCTTGACCCTGATGAGGCACCCAATGCTGCAGCTCGCGAGGAAATCCAACGTCTCAACTTGGCTTTGGAGATGGGCGACAACGTCATGCTCTATCTAGACGACATTCAACACACCCACCCGGAACTGCTTCAAAAGTTCATCTCTCTTTGTGATGCGACTCGCAAGATCGAAGGGGTTCGAAACGGCAAGACTCGAACTTACGACTTACGTGGTCGGCGGGTCGCGGTCGTAATGGCCGGCAATCCGTACACCGAAAGCGGCGAACGATTCCAAGTCCCCGACATGCTTTCCAACCGGGCGGATGTGTACAACCTAGGCGAGATCATTGGCGACGCCGCGGACGCGTTCGAGATGAGCTATCTGGAAAACTGCTTGACCAGCAACCCAACGCTGGCACCCCTATCGACAGCTTCGCCCGACGATGCCCGTGCCATCATCCAGGCTGCTGGGCGAGATTCGTTGGAAGGCATGGAACTACTGGGCAATTTTTCATCCGACCAAGTTCGCGACATGTTTAGCGTGATGCGAAAATTGCTGAAGGTTCGCGACGTCGTACTGAAGGTCAACCGAGCCTACATTCGCTCGGCCGCCCAAGCGGACGCCTACCGCACCGAACCTCCCTTCAAGTTGCAGGGGAGTTATCGAAACATGAATCGAATGGCCGAAAAAGTGGCCTCGGTGATGAATGACCGCGAACTGCAATCTTTAATTGTCAGCAGTTACGAACAGGATGCGCAAACGCTGACGACGGACAACGAGGCCAATGTGCTTAAGTTCAAAGAGTTGATGGATATCCTGACGCCGGACGAGAAAGAGCGTTGGGACGCGATCAAATATGCTTACGTGGAAAGCACCCGCATGGCTGGCATGGACAGCGAAGACCAAGCCGGTCAATTAATGCGGCAACTAGCATCGATGCGAGACGGCTTGGAATCCATTCGCCAAGTGATTTTAAGGGCGCTGGCCGTGGACGACAACGCATCGGAAGAACGGATGGACGCGCGAATGGAATCAATCCGAACGGCAATACAATCCACTAGCGAAAGGTTGGAATTGATTGCGAAGCAACAAGCGGCGTCACCACCGGACCAAAAGTTCCTGGTCCAACACAAAGTGCCACGAGTCCTGGCTGATTTAGTCAAAGGCCAGTTCCACCTAATGCAGGAATGGATGCGTCCGATTATGAACGAATCGATCGAAAATGGCCGTGACCTGACGAAACTGCAACAGCAGATCGATGCGGTACTTGCGAACTATCGAGCCGTCCAGCAAAGCTTTGAAGACGACCCGGAACCATAA
- the yidD gene encoding membrane protein insertion efficiency factor YidD, with translation MAFGNRLASKNEKGNGHSMIRRAISRLVIFPIRFYQIGISPMLPPSCRFTPTCSQYAIEAIGKHGPIKGTYLAVRRILRCHPWNPGGHDPP, from the coding sequence TTGGCTTTTGGCAATCGGCTGGCATCGAAGAACGAAAAGGGTAATGGTCACTCCATGATTCGCCGAGCGATTTCACGATTGGTGATCTTCCCGATTCGATTCTATCAGATCGGGATCAGCCCGATGCTGCCGCCCTCATGCCGCTTTACCCCGACGTGCAGCCAGTATGCCATCGAGGCGATTGGCAAGCATGGTCCAATCAAAGGAACTTACTTGGCGGTCCGAAGGATTCTGCGATGCCACCCTTGGAACCCGGGCGGTCATGATCCACCGTGA
- a CDS encoding DUF1449 domain-containing protein, translated as MNEALDFIADQMFVGPLWPASIVVGILVLYTVMAMFGLIDFGLDAPDLDVPDLDVGTGIDLDASVDLDTDVAVNVPDGVPTDWDFWQGIGAASVRVTNFGRVPVIIWAGVFACAFWIVSYLLWHGFDSKRYDPNFLPSLLLTIRNGVIATFLTKVITQPLLGYFVAGPSYHAGNLVGATCEISTLEATPEFGQAKFRTQAAPLLLNIRTDGPHLPKGTEALIIGFDREKRIYKVTSLPSESSS; from the coding sequence GTGAACGAAGCCCTAGATTTCATCGCCGATCAAATGTTCGTCGGGCCGCTTTGGCCCGCGTCGATCGTGGTGGGAATTTTGGTTTTGTACACCGTGATGGCAATGTTTGGATTGATTGATTTTGGACTCGACGCCCCTGATCTCGACGTCCCTGATCTCGACGTTGGCACCGGTATTGATCTCGATGCAAGTGTGGACCTTGATACCGATGTCGCCGTTAACGTGCCCGACGGTGTGCCAACCGACTGGGATTTTTGGCAAGGCATTGGCGCAGCATCCGTACGCGTGACCAACTTCGGACGAGTGCCTGTCATTATCTGGGCGGGTGTGTTTGCCTGTGCTTTTTGGATCGTCTCGTATCTGCTGTGGCATGGGTTTGATTCGAAACGATACGACCCTAACTTTTTACCGAGCCTGTTGCTAACGATTCGTAATGGTGTGATTGCCACGTTCCTTACCAAGGTCATCACACAACCGCTACTCGGTTACTTCGTCGCCGGCCCCTCCTATCACGCCGGTAACCTGGTCGGCGCTACATGTGAAATCAGCACTCTGGAAGCAACGCCCGAATTCGGACAAGCCAAGTTTCGAACCCAAGCTGCGCCACTCCTGTTGAACATTCGCACCGACGGGCCTCATCTTCCTAAAGGCACGGAAGCCCTCATCATCGGTTTCGACCGAGAGAAACGAATTTACAAAGTCACTTCACTTCCTTCGGAGTCCTCATCGTGA
- a CDS encoding anthranilate synthase component I family protein has product MSDRSHSAILSRRLPESFSIARVFPALSKRRGCLWLDSASNSAEQNGLPSGKLSRYSFITCDPIATLRAVPGDDNPWDTLSEWCSRLGSSLDPELPPFQGGIAGLIGYEAATWLEDVGVAANNDLPTPAIALGVYDWTIAVDHLKNQAWIIVRNLDEQSSRKDLQQRLDEVESWLNVEPTALMSSQASSLAARHEAGFSTDHHGITSNFQSGEFRAAVADIVGRIRRGDSFQVNLAQRLVHSMDLSSPELYQRLRRVNPAPFAAYFDGGDFQVLSSSPEGFLQLRNSHVETRPIKGTVSRSGEPESDKRLATQLSASKKDRAENIMIVDLMRNDLSRVCKDETVQVTQLCELEAYQYVQHLVSVVEGDLRDNENAVSLLKACFPGGSVTGAPKIEAMKTIAELEPNPRGPYCGSIGYISSPETADFNILIRTITATGGQWQIPVGGGITARSVPESEEIETWTKAEGMIRAIIAADD; this is encoded by the coding sequence ATGTCCGACCGAAGTCATTCCGCAATCCTGTCACGACGGCTGCCTGAATCGTTTTCCATCGCGCGTGTCTTCCCTGCGCTTTCGAAGCGTCGCGGTTGTTTATGGCTAGATTCAGCGTCTAACTCTGCTGAGCAGAATGGTTTACCCAGCGGAAAGTTGTCGCGTTATTCGTTCATCACGTGTGACCCGATTGCCACGTTGCGCGCGGTTCCCGGGGACGATAATCCATGGGATACGCTCAGCGAGTGGTGCAGCCGTTTAGGGTCATCGCTCGATCCGGAATTGCCTCCCTTTCAAGGCGGAATCGCCGGATTGATTGGGTATGAAGCAGCGACGTGGCTCGAAGATGTGGGCGTAGCAGCCAACAACGATTTGCCGACCCCAGCGATAGCACTGGGGGTTTACGATTGGACCATTGCGGTCGATCACTTAAAGAACCAGGCTTGGATTATTGTTAGAAATCTCGACGAGCAATCTTCTCGCAAAGATCTGCAACAGCGACTCGATGAAGTCGAATCTTGGCTGAATGTTGAACCGACGGCGTTGATGTCTTCGCAGGCAAGTTCGTTGGCTGCCCGCCATGAAGCTGGCTTTTCCACCGACCATCACGGCATCACGAGTAATTTCCAAAGTGGCGAATTTCGAGCCGCCGTCGCCGACATTGTTGGTCGCATCCGACGAGGAGATTCGTTCCAAGTCAATCTTGCGCAGCGGTTGGTGCATTCAATGGACCTGTCGTCGCCAGAGTTGTATCAACGATTGCGTCGCGTCAATCCAGCACCCTTTGCGGCCTACTTCGACGGCGGTGACTTCCAGGTGCTTAGCAGTTCGCCGGAGGGTTTTCTGCAACTTCGGAACTCGCACGTCGAAACCCGGCCTATCAAAGGCACGGTCTCACGAAGTGGTGAACCAGAATCGGACAAGCGTTTGGCAACCCAGCTTTCGGCAAGCAAAAAAGACCGAGCCGAAAACATCATGATCGTCGACCTGATGCGAAACGATTTGTCGCGTGTTTGCAAAGATGAAACCGTTCAGGTCACGCAGTTATGCGAACTTGAAGCGTATCAATATGTTCAGCACCTCGTGTCCGTCGTTGAAGGGGACCTGCGGGACAATGAAAATGCTGTGTCACTACTGAAAGCGTGTTTTCCCGGTGGCAGTGTGACCGGCGCCCCCAAGATTGAAGCGATGAAAACGATTGCCGAATTGGAACCCAACCCAAGAGGACCTTATTGCGGTTCAATCGGTTACATCAGTAGTCCCGAGACCGCAGATTTCAACATCCTGATTCGCACGATAACTGCGACGGGCGGGCAATGGCAAATCCCGGTCGGCGGCGGAATCACCGCTCGCAGCGTGCCGGAGTCAGAGGAAATCGAAACTTGGACGAAAGCGGAGGGCATGATCCGAGCGATCATCGCTGCTGACGATTAA
- a CDS encoding flotillin family protein, with translation MFKKCYIVVGPDKAIIKSGISGLAVYTAEGTFVVPLFHRYEFMDLTLKSFEISRQGSEGLICRDNIRADIKVAFFIRVDSSKEEMKVVAQSIGAKRCSEMETMRELFDAKFSEALKTVGKQFEFIDLYDQRDKFKDEILKVIGTDLNGYKLDDAAIDYLEQTPLEMLSPTNILDAEGIKKITELTSMEKVKENQFTRDKEKTLKKQDVEAEETILALERQRVEAVEKQKREIAEITARENAAAAKVQAEQKLESERARIITEEEVGVAEENKSRQILVAQRNKEKTDAVELERVNRDRDLEMTERLRVVGVAEVEKEKAIEVEKRNIQEVIRERVAVERAVVEEQERIKDTEEFARADRLKKVQVTAAEMKGEEELIRLTKLAQAEKESAELLAEKIRIDAEARRDAAEKETAATKMLAEADAASTAAPGLAEATVIEAKASATEKQGLAEANVELEKYRAEAIGITEKAEAMKQLDSVGKDHEEFKLRLEKEKQVEIAAIDAQRGIAESQAGVVGDALRAARIDIVGGDGEFFEQITSAVKGGKAIDRFVYNSKVATDIKDTFFDGNAEYFRDQIKELMAQFNLDTDGVKDLSIAALIAKLMGMAKTDDVRTQLTSLLSMAGTANVADQKASRLLSPNVSAGTNGSAS, from the coding sequence ATGTTCAAGAAATGCTACATCGTCGTCGGTCCTGACAAAGCGATCATCAAATCAGGAATCAGTGGACTCGCGGTCTACACCGCTGAAGGCACGTTCGTGGTGCCTTTGTTCCATCGCTATGAGTTCATGGACTTGACGCTCAAGAGCTTCGAAATTAGCCGACAAGGCAGCGAAGGATTGATTTGCCGCGACAACATTCGTGCCGACATTAAAGTCGCCTTCTTCATCCGAGTTGACAGCTCCAAAGAAGAAATGAAGGTGGTTGCTCAATCCATTGGTGCAAAGCGTTGCAGCGAAATGGAAACGATGCGTGAACTCTTCGATGCTAAGTTCAGCGAAGCACTGAAGACGGTCGGCAAGCAATTCGAGTTCATTGACTTGTATGATCAACGTGACAAGTTCAAGGATGAAATCCTGAAAGTCATTGGCACCGATCTAAACGGGTACAAGCTCGATGACGCAGCGATTGACTATTTGGAACAAACGCCTTTAGAGATGTTGTCGCCGACCAACATCCTCGACGCTGAGGGGATCAAGAAGATCACTGAACTGACGTCGATGGAAAAGGTCAAGGAAAACCAATTCACACGCGACAAAGAGAAAACGCTCAAGAAACAAGACGTCGAAGCGGAAGAAACCATCCTGGCACTCGAACGTCAACGAGTCGAAGCCGTTGAAAAGCAAAAGCGAGAAATCGCCGAAATCACGGCCCGCGAAAACGCTGCTGCCGCGAAGGTCCAGGCCGAACAGAAGCTCGAATCTGAACGCGCCCGCATCATCACCGAAGAAGAAGTCGGTGTGGCGGAAGAAAACAAGAGCCGTCAAATCCTGGTTGCCCAGCGAAACAAAGAAAAGACCGATGCGGTCGAACTCGAACGAGTCAATCGCGACCGTGATTTAGAAATGACTGAACGTCTTCGCGTTGTCGGCGTGGCCGAAGTCGAGAAAGAAAAGGCGATCGAGGTTGAGAAACGAAACATTCAAGAAGTGATACGTGAACGAGTCGCTGTCGAACGTGCGGTTGTGGAGGAGCAAGAACGCATCAAGGACACTGAAGAGTTTGCTCGTGCCGATCGTTTGAAGAAAGTGCAAGTCACGGCCGCCGAAATGAAGGGCGAAGAAGAATTGATACGGCTTACCAAGCTGGCTCAAGCAGAAAAGGAATCAGCCGAGTTACTTGCTGAAAAGATTCGTATTGATGCCGAAGCTCGTCGCGACGCGGCAGAGAAGGAAACTGCCGCAACCAAGATGTTGGCTGAAGCCGATGCCGCATCCACCGCGGCGCCGGGACTTGCCGAGGCGACCGTGATCGAAGCCAAAGCATCGGCAACCGAGAAGCAAGGTCTCGCCGAAGCGAACGTCGAACTCGAGAAGTATCGTGCCGAAGCGATCGGTATCACCGAGAAAGCCGAAGCGATGAAACAGCTCGACAGCGTCGGCAAGGACCACGAGGAATTCAAACTGCGACTCGAGAAAGAAAAGCAAGTTGAGATCGCAGCCATTGACGCTCAGCGAGGCATTGCCGAATCACAAGCTGGAGTCGTGGGCGACGCCTTAAGAGCCGCTCGTATCGACATCGTCGGCGGCGATGGAGAGTTCTTCGAGCAAATCACCTCGGCTGTTAAGGGTGGCAAAGCGATTGATCGCTTTGTCTACAACAGCAAGGTGGCCACGGACATCAAGGACACCTTCTTCGATGGCAATGCCGAATACTTCCGTGACCAGATCAAGGAATTGATGGCTCAGTTCAACCTGGATACCGACGGTGTTAAGGATCTATCCATCGCAGCTTTGATCGCCAAATTGATGGGCATGGCAAAGACCGACGATGTGCGGACGCAATTGACGAGCTTGCTAAGCATGGCGGGCACAGCCAATGTGGCCGACCAAAAGGCCAGCCGCCTGCTGTCACCAAACGTCAGTGCCGGCACTAACGGTTCGGCGTCATAG
- a CDS encoding TatD family hydrolase: MDYIDPHIHMVSRTTDDYATLARMGCVAMSEPAFWAGYDRGSVDGFRDYFRQLTEVEPKRAAQFGIQHFTWLCINAKEAENVSLSRDVIAMIPEFLDAANVLGIGEIGLNKNTKNEATIFLEHLELAVKYQQSILIHTPHLEDKYQGTRMILDMLSSDSRINPERVLVDHVEEHTVKEVLDRGFWAGMTLYPVTKCTPERAADIIETFGGERLLANSAGDWGPSKPTAVPDLIFELRRRGHSESLIRKVVYDNPIEFFSQSKNFGFVAREQFSS; this comes from the coding sequence ATGGATTACATCGATCCTCACATTCACATGGTCTCGCGAACGACCGACGACTACGCCACCTTGGCTCGCATGGGCTGCGTCGCGATGAGTGAACCCGCGTTTTGGGCGGGCTATGATCGTGGCAGCGTCGACGGGTTTCGTGATTACTTCCGGCAACTTACCGAAGTAGAACCCAAACGGGCCGCTCAATTTGGCATCCAACACTTCACTTGGTTGTGCATTAACGCCAAAGAGGCCGAGAATGTTTCGCTTTCGCGCGACGTGATCGCGATGATCCCCGAGTTCCTGGACGCCGCCAACGTTCTGGGAATCGGAGAGATTGGGCTCAACAAGAACACGAAGAATGAAGCGACCATCTTTCTTGAGCACCTTGAACTAGCGGTCAAGTATCAACAATCCATCCTGATTCATACGCCTCACTTGGAAGACAAGTACCAAGGGACACGCATGATTTTGGATATGTTGAGCAGCGATTCGCGGATCAATCCGGAACGAGTCCTTGTCGATCATGTGGAAGAACACACCGTGAAGGAAGTTCTCGACCGAGGCTTCTGGGCTGGTATGACCTTGTACCCCGTTACGAAATGCACTCCCGAGCGAGCCGCCGACATCATCGAGACTTTTGGTGGTGAGCGATTGCTCGCGAATTCGGCGGGCGATTGGGGACCAAGTAAGCCGACCGCTGTACCGGATTTGATTTTTGAACTTCGACGCCGAGGTCATAGCGAGTCGCTGATTCGCAAAGTGGTTTATGACAATCCCATCGAATTTTTCTCTCAGAGTAAGAATTTCGGATTCGTTGCTCGAGAACAATTCTCGTCCTAA